Proteins encoded in a region of the Vitis riparia cultivar Riparia Gloire de Montpellier isolate 1030 chromosome 7, EGFV_Vit.rip_1.0, whole genome shotgun sequence genome:
- the LOC117919220 gene encoding cyclin-dependent kinase inhibitor 7-like isoform X2, with translation MGKYIRKCKGIGEVAVMEVAQVAGVKTRARALALAAAADSSGTVKRRKVSGGGELKFASSYEQLKNRRGLVILPENSVSEAPSGNSGRVVAEEDQCSSPSSDHVSASCCSSNGSSELVKERLKFADLEEESVEIETSAYSDCRERRETTPSSELRAESDDLESTARPSEANYRHRSTVEKMPSESELEEFFAAAEKDVQKRFSEKYNYDIVKDVPMEGRYEWVRLKP, from the exons ATGGGAAAGTATATCAGGAAATGTAAAGGGATCGGGGAAGTTGCAGTGATGGAGGTGGCTCAGGTGGCCGGTGTGAAGACCAGAGCGAGAGCTCTTGCCTTGGCGGCTGCTGCAGACAGCTCAGGGACAGTGAAGAGGAGGAAAGTCAGTGGTGGTGGGGAATTGAAGTTCGCTTCGTCGTACGAACAGCTCAAGAATCGCCGTGGCCTCGTGATTTTGCCGGAGAATTCGGTTTCCGAGGCACCGTCGGGAAATTCTGGACGAGTGGTGGCGGAGGAGGATCAGTGTTCCAGTCCTAGCTCGGATCACGTGTCGGCGTCGTGCTGCTCCAGTAACGGATCAAGCGAGCTAGTGAAGGAGAGATTGAAATTCGCAGATCTGGAG GAGGAGAGTGTAGAAATTGAAACGTCCGCATATTCCGACTGCAGAGAAAG GAGAGAAACGACGCCGTCGAGTGAGCTTCGTGCAGAATCTGACGACCTGGAGTCAACGGCTAGACCATCGGAGGCGAATTACCGCCACAGATCAACGGTGGAGAAGATGCCGTCGGAGTCGGAGCTCGAAGAATTCTTTGCTGCCGCCGAAAAAGACGTCCAGAAACGATTTTCAGAAAA GTACAATTATGATATCGTCAAAGACGTGCCAATGGAAGGACGTTACGAGTGGGTTAGATTAAAGCCATGA
- the LOC117919220 gene encoding cyclin-dependent kinase inhibitor 7-like isoform X1, with amino-acid sequence MGKYIRKCKGIGEVAVMEVAQVAGVKTRARALALAAAADSSGTVKRRKVSGGGELKFASSYEQLKNRRGLVILPENSVSEAPSGNSGRVVAEEDQCSSPSSDHVSASCCSSNGSSELVKERLKFADLEEESVEIETSAYSDCRESRRETTPSSELRAESDDLESTARPSEANYRHRSTVEKMPSESELEEFFAAAEKDVQKRFSEKYNYDIVKDVPMEGRYEWVRLKP; translated from the exons ATGGGAAAGTATATCAGGAAATGTAAAGGGATCGGGGAAGTTGCAGTGATGGAGGTGGCTCAGGTGGCCGGTGTGAAGACCAGAGCGAGAGCTCTTGCCTTGGCGGCTGCTGCAGACAGCTCAGGGACAGTGAAGAGGAGGAAAGTCAGTGGTGGTGGGGAATTGAAGTTCGCTTCGTCGTACGAACAGCTCAAGAATCGCCGTGGCCTCGTGATTTTGCCGGAGAATTCGGTTTCCGAGGCACCGTCGGGAAATTCTGGACGAGTGGTGGCGGAGGAGGATCAGTGTTCCAGTCCTAGCTCGGATCACGTGTCGGCGTCGTGCTGCTCCAGTAACGGATCAAGCGAGCTAGTGAAGGAGAGATTGAAATTCGCAGATCTGGAG GAGGAGAGTGTAGAAATTGAAACGTCCGCATATTCCGACTGCAGAGAAAG CAGGAGAGAAACGACGCCGTCGAGTGAGCTTCGTGCAGAATCTGACGACCTGGAGTCAACGGCTAGACCATCGGAGGCGAATTACCGCCACAGATCAACGGTGGAGAAGATGCCGTCGGAGTCGGAGCTCGAAGAATTCTTTGCTGCCGCCGAAAAAGACGTCCAGAAACGATTTTCAGAAAA GTACAATTATGATATCGTCAAAGACGTGCCAATGGAAGGACGTTACGAGTGGGTTAGATTAAAGCCATGA